Proteins from a single region of Pseudomonas sp. BSw22131:
- the ihfB gene encoding integration host factor subunit beta has product MTKSELIERIVTHQGLLSSKDVELAIKTMLEQMSQCLATGDRIEIRGFGSFSLHYRAPRVGRNPKTGQSVSLDGKFVPHFKPGKELRDRVNEEEEEGLQ; this is encoded by the coding sequence ATGACGAAGTCGGAGTTGATCGAACGAATTGTCACCCATCAGGGGCTGCTCTCATCCAAGGATGTCGAGTTGGCTATCAAGACGATGCTTGAGCAAATGTCTCAGTGTCTCGCAACTGGCGACCGGATTGAAATTCGGGGGTTTGGCAGCTTCTCTTTGCATTACCGCGCGCCACGCGTTGGTCGCAATCCTAAGACTGGACAATCCGTCAGCCTCGACGGCAAATTCGTACCTCACTTCAAGCCGGGAAAAGAATTACGTGATCGCGTGAACGAAGAGGAGGAGGAAGGCCTCCAATAG
- a CDS encoding lipopolysaccharide assembly protein LapA domain-containing protein, whose translation MRNLKRLIFFVIVLLIALVTVVFTLENQQSVSLVFFGWAAPQISVAVPMILSLLVGMMIGPMLAFIGRLRKKPKSARAA comes from the coding sequence ATGCGAAACCTGAAACGCCTCATTTTTTTCGTAATCGTCTTGCTGATTGCATTGGTAACGGTAGTGTTCACGCTGGAAAATCAGCAGTCTGTTTCCTTGGTTTTTTTCGGCTGGGCTGCACCGCAAATTTCTGTAGCGGTACCGATGATACTGTCGTTGCTGGTCGGGATGATGATTGGGCCAATGCTGGCCTTTATCGGTCGTCTGCGTAAGAAGCCAAAGTCTGCTCGGGCTGCCTGA
- the rpsA gene encoding 30S ribosomal protein S1, which produces MSESFAELFEESLKTLNLQAGSIITAIIVDIDYQAGWVTVHAGLKSEGLIPLEQFHNDAGELTIKIGDEVHVALDAVEDGFGETKLSREKAKRAECWIVLEAAFAAEEVVKGVINGKVKGGFTVDVNGIRAFLPGSLVDVRPVRDTTHLEGKELEFKVIKLDQKRNNVVVSRRSVLEAENSAEREALLESLQEGQQVKGIVKNLTDYGAFVDLGGVDGLLHITDMAWKRIKHPSEIVNVGDEIDVKVLKYDRERNRVSLGLKQLGEDPWVAIKARYPEGTRVTARVTNLTDYGCFAELEEGVEGLVHVSEMDWTNKNIHPSKVVQVGDEVEVMVLDIDEERRRISLGIKQCKSNPWEDFSGQFNKGDKISGTIKSITDFGIFIGLDGGIDGLVHLSDISWNEVGEEAVRRFKKGDELDTVILSVDPERERISLGIKQLESDPFSEYVTVNDKGAIVRGIVKEVDAKGAIITLADDIEATLKASEISRDRVEDARNVLKEGEEIEAKIISVDRKSRVISLSIKSKDVEDEKEAIQSLRSKPETAENTGPTTLGDLLRAQMEKQN; this is translated from the coding sequence AGGCCTCATCCCGCTGGAGCAGTTCCACAACGACGCTGGCGAGCTGACCATCAAGATCGGCGACGAAGTTCATGTTGCTCTTGACGCGGTCGAAGACGGCTTTGGCGAGACCAAACTGTCCCGCGAAAAAGCCAAGCGTGCTGAGTGCTGGATCGTTCTGGAAGCAGCTTTCGCTGCTGAAGAAGTGGTCAAGGGCGTTATCAACGGTAAGGTTAAAGGCGGCTTCACTGTCGACGTTAACGGCATCCGTGCGTTCCTGCCTGGTTCTTTGGTTGACGTGCGCCCTGTGCGTGACACGACTCACCTGGAAGGCAAAGAGCTCGAGTTCAAGGTCATCAAACTCGACCAGAAGCGCAACAACGTTGTCGTTTCCCGCCGTAGCGTCCTGGAAGCCGAGAACAGCGCTGAGCGCGAAGCTCTGCTGGAATCCTTGCAGGAAGGCCAACAGGTCAAAGGTATCGTCAAAAACCTCACCGATTACGGCGCATTCGTCGATCTGGGTGGCGTCGATGGCTTGCTGCACATCACCGACATGGCCTGGAAGCGGATCAAGCATCCATCGGAAATCGTCAATGTTGGCGATGAGATCGACGTTAAGGTTCTGAAATACGATCGCGAGCGCAATCGTGTTTCCCTGGGTCTGAAGCAACTGGGCGAAGACCCATGGGTTGCTATCAAGGCACGTTACCCAGAAGGCACTCGCGTAACTGCGCGTGTTACCAACCTGACCGACTACGGCTGCTTCGCAGAGCTGGAAGAAGGCGTGGAAGGTCTGGTGCACGTTTCCGAAATGGACTGGACCAACAAAAACATCCACCCTTCGAAAGTCGTTCAGGTTGGCGACGAAGTGGAAGTTATGGTTCTGGACATCGACGAAGAGCGTCGTCGTATCTCCCTCGGCATCAAGCAGTGCAAATCTAACCCATGGGAAGATTTCTCTGGTCAGTTCAACAAGGGCGATAAGATCTCCGGCACCATCAAGTCGATCACCGATTTCGGTATCTTCATTGGTCTGGACGGCGGAATCGACGGCCTGGTTCACTTGTCCGATATCTCCTGGAACGAAGTGGGCGAAGAAGCCGTACGTCGCTTCAAGAAGGGCGACGAGCTTGACACCGTCATCCTGTCGGTTGATCCAGAGCGTGAGCGCATCTCGCTGGGTATCAAGCAACTGGAAAGCGATCCGTTCTCCGAGTACGTCACTGTCAATGACAAAGGCGCAATCGTCCGCGGTATCGTTAAAGAAGTTGACGCCAAAGGCGCCATCATCACCCTGGCCGACGACATCGAAGCGACCCTCAAGGCCTCTGAAATCAGCCGTGACCGCGTAGAAGACGCGCGTAACGTTCTGAAAGAAGGCGAAGAGATCGAAGCTAAGATCATCAGCGTTGACCGCAAGAGCCGCGTAATCAGCTTGTCGATCAAGTCGAAAGACGTTGAAGACGAGAAAGAAGCAATTCAGAGCCTGCGTAGCAAGCCTGAAACTGCTGAAAACACTGGTCCTACCACTCTTGGTGACCTGTTGCGCGCACAAATGGAAAAGCAGAACTAA